The following proteins are co-located in the Candidatus Zixiibacteriota bacterium genome:
- a CDS encoding alanine racemase: MENTESILKQASEVITRRTPELQTTELKSFVRKFTSRSDEFLSLCKSHGSPLYAFEKERFLERAEQLTSAFRGVLPDVRFFYAVKSNNYPGVVQAALTAGLGLDVSSGSELELAVSCGSNSIIFSGPGKTDEELSLAVKYQQRVTVLIDSFGELDRLNRVATAANVRILAGVRVTSQEHGLWRKFGIPLSELKKYILRAKGCEHVAFAGLQFHTSWNLTPEKQVSFMSRLGDCLSKLDQRHLSSIKFIDIGGGYWPAQGEWLQEPGTPEGHLRQAIDSDAWPSNNRHYRLSSTPIEEFAAQIGSSVRADIFPHVQCAIYTEPGRWLCNDTMHILLTVVDKKADDIVITDGGTNAIGWERFETDYFPVINLTRPSLEEKQCAVYGSLCTPHDIWGYSYFGDGIERGDVLMIPTQGAYTYSLRQKFIKPLPKVVNVDSETVIRADKIEDGYKLERK, encoded by the coding sequence ATGGAAAACACCGAAAGCATCCTGAAGCAAGCCTCGGAAGTTATCACCAGGCGGACTCCGGAACTGCAAACAACCGAGCTCAAATCATTCGTCAGGAAGTTCACGAGCAGAAGCGATGAGTTTCTATCGCTCTGCAAGTCGCACGGTTCGCCGCTGTATGCCTTCGAGAAGGAGAGATTCCTCGAACGTGCCGAACAACTGACTTCAGCATTCCGGGGAGTGCTTCCCGATGTCCGATTCTTCTATGCCGTCAAAAGCAACAACTATCCCGGCGTCGTGCAGGCGGCCCTCACTGCGGGACTCGGTCTTGATGTTTCTAGTGGCAGCGAACTGGAGCTTGCGGTTTCCTGCGGGAGCAATAGTATAATATTCAGCGGCCCGGGCAAAACCGACGAAGAGCTCAGCCTTGCGGTGAAATATCAGCAGCGCGTCACAGTCCTCATTGACAGTTTCGGTGAACTCGACCGGCTCAACAGAGTTGCCACAGCAGCCAACGTGAGAATCCTCGCTGGCGTTCGTGTCACTTCACAAGAGCACGGACTCTGGCGCAAATTCGGAATCCCCCTGTCAGAACTGAAGAAGTACATTCTCAGGGCGAAAGGCTGTGAACATGTGGCATTCGCCGGACTTCAATTTCACACAAGTTGGAATCTGACACCCGAAAAACAGGTTAGTTTCATGTCGCGCCTCGGAGATTGCCTGAGCAAGCTTGATCAGCGGCACTTGTCGAGTATCAAATTCATAGACATCGGCGGTGGCTACTGGCCTGCCCAGGGTGAGTGGTTGCAGGAACCAGGCACTCCCGAGGGACATCTGAGGCAAGCGATCGACTCCGACGCATGGCCTTCTAATAATCGTCATTACAGGCTGTCGAGCACTCCGATTGAGGAATTCGCCGCCCAGATCGGAAGCTCTGTGCGCGCAGACATCTTCCCCCATGTGCAGTGCGCCATCTATACCGAACCGGGAAGGTGGCTCTGCAATGACACAATGCACATTCTGCTGACCGTTGTAGATAAGAAAGCGGACGATATTGTGATTACCGATGGCGGAACAAATGCTATCGGATGGGAAAGATTCGAAACCGACTACTTCCCCGTCATCAATCTGACCCGGCCATCGCTTGAAGAGAAGCAATGCGCAGTCTATGGCTCTCTCTGCACTCCTCACGACATCTGGGGATACTCCTACTTCGGCGACGGAATTGAGCGAGGCGATGTCTTGATGATTCCGACACAGGGAGCTTACACATACAGCCTCAGACAGAAATTCATCAAGCCGCTACCCAAAGTCGTCAACGTCGACTCAGAAACGGTTATCCGGG